A single Microbacterium protaetiae DNA region contains:
- a CDS encoding IS110 family transposase, translated as MDLLHPRAAGIDISKRDAKVAIRVQSEGGKVSTQVTTWGSMTGQVLELADFLRSQGVTTVVMEATSDYWKPFYYPMEATGLPVMLVNARQARNIPGRKSDVSDAAWLADLGAHGLLRASFVPAPDIRRLRDLTRARQMLVHDRTRVKQRLEKSLESSGTKLSVVVADLNGVSARRMLDALVAGERDPRSLAALAHPRMRATQDELAAALTGRFTEHDAFMVGQHLTHYDLLTGQIDALTARIEEEIAPFRLARELLTTIPGIAEPTADVIIAETGGDMSIFPTAAHLASWAGVSPGMHESAGKRKSSTTRPGNRYLKEALGNAASSNAKKGSNTYLARRQRRISARRGKMRALVATEHAILTAVWNMLSRGEAFTDLTPPPANTERQKKSHLRALEHLGYKVTLAPAA; from the coding sequence ATGGATCTGTTGCATCCTCGAGCGGCGGGGATCGATATCTCAAAGAGGGATGCCAAGGTAGCCATTCGGGTGCAGTCCGAGGGTGGGAAGGTGTCCACGCAGGTCACGACGTGGGGCTCGATGACGGGTCAGGTCCTCGAACTCGCCGATTTCCTGCGCTCGCAGGGGGTGACCACGGTGGTGATGGAAGCGACCAGTGATTACTGGAAGCCGTTCTACTATCCGATGGAAGCGACCGGGCTGCCAGTGATGCTCGTCAACGCCCGGCAGGCCAGGAACATCCCGGGCCGGAAGTCGGACGTGTCTGATGCGGCATGGCTGGCGGATCTGGGTGCGCACGGGCTGTTGCGGGCCTCGTTCGTGCCCGCGCCGGATATCCGCCGGTTGCGGGACCTGACCCGGGCCCGTCAGATGCTCGTCCATGACCGCACCCGGGTCAAGCAGCGGTTGGAGAAGTCGCTGGAATCGTCCGGCACGAAACTGTCCGTCGTGGTGGCCGATTTGAATGGTGTCTCCGCGCGCCGGATGCTGGACGCGCTCGTGGCCGGGGAACGGGACCCCCGCTCGCTTGCCGCGCTCGCGCACCCGCGCATGAGAGCGACCCAGGACGAGTTGGCCGCCGCGCTTACCGGCAGGTTCACGGAACATGACGCGTTCATGGTCGGCCAGCACCTGACGCACTACGACTTGCTCACCGGTCAGATCGATGCGCTCACGGCGCGTATCGAGGAGGAGATCGCGCCCTTTCGTCTCGCCCGGGAGCTGTTGACCACGATCCCGGGAATCGCGGAACCGACCGCTGATGTGATCATCGCCGAGACCGGCGGGGACATGTCGATCTTCCCGACCGCGGCCCACCTCGCGTCCTGGGCGGGTGTATCGCCCGGGATGCACGAGTCCGCCGGGAAACGGAAATCGAGCACCACCCGGCCCGGGAACCGTTACCTCAAAGAAGCGCTCGGCAACGCAGCCAGCAGCAACGCGAAGAAGGGCTCCAACACGTACCTCGCCCGCCGTCAACGCCGCATCTCCGCACGCCGCGGGAAAATGCGAGCCCTCGTAGCCACCGAACACGCGATCCTTACCGCGGTATGGAACATGCTCTCCCGCGGCGAAGCATTCACCGATCTGACACCCCCGCCAGCGAATACCGAACGCCAGAAGAAATCGCACCTCCGAGCACTCGAACACCTCGGCTACAAAGTCACCCTCGCACCCGCCGCCTGA
- a CDS encoding adenosine deaminase, producing MPIDQNGDARIGGVSLRSLPKISLHDHLDGGVRPATIIELADAAGIEVPEHDAAALGDWFARQSDSGSLVEYLKTFDLTIAVMQTREGLTRVAREFVDDLVADGVIYAEVRWAPEQHLNGGLSLDEAVAAVQEGIEQGQDAAHAAGRDIRVGQLISAMRHTDRALEIAKLAVSWRDRGAVGFDIAGPEDGFPPSRLREAFDYLAAEFFPATVHAGEAAGVDSIRSALIDGRALRLGHGVRVAEDIETISEDGDDVQVRLGSLAQWVRDREIPLELSPSSNLQTGAIAAWGNVLADHPFDLLYQVGFAVTVNVDNRTMSRTSLTRELALLAETFDYDLADLETFQLNAAAAAFLPIEEREELIELIAEGFGD from the coding sequence ATGCCCATCGACCAGAACGGCGACGCCCGCATCGGCGGCGTCTCACTGCGCAGCCTTCCGAAGATTTCGCTGCACGACCACCTCGACGGCGGCGTTCGTCCGGCGACCATCATCGAGCTCGCGGATGCCGCGGGCATCGAGGTTCCCGAGCATGACGCGGCAGCGCTGGGCGACTGGTTCGCCCGACAGAGCGACTCCGGCTCGCTGGTCGAGTACCTGAAGACCTTCGACCTGACGATCGCTGTCATGCAGACCCGCGAGGGGCTGACCCGTGTGGCACGCGAGTTCGTCGACGACCTCGTGGCCGACGGCGTCATCTACGCCGAGGTGCGCTGGGCGCCCGAGCAGCACCTGAACGGTGGGCTGAGCCTGGACGAGGCCGTCGCCGCCGTGCAGGAGGGCATCGAGCAGGGGCAGGATGCCGCGCACGCGGCCGGGCGCGACATCCGCGTGGGGCAGCTGATCAGTGCCATGCGCCACACCGACCGCGCTCTCGAGATCGCGAAGCTCGCCGTGTCGTGGCGCGACCGGGGAGCGGTCGGATTCGACATCGCCGGACCCGAAGACGGCTTTCCTCCGTCGCGGCTGCGTGAGGCGTTCGACTATCTCGCCGCGGAATTCTTCCCGGCCACCGTGCACGCGGGCGAGGCAGCCGGCGTCGACTCGATCCGCTCGGCGCTGATCGACGGGCGCGCGCTGCGGCTGGGCCACGGCGTGCGCGTGGCCGAAGACATCGAGACGATCTCGGAAGACGGCGACGATGTGCAGGTGCGGCTGGGGTCGCTGGCCCAGTGGGTGCGCGATCGGGAGATTCCGCTCGAGCTCTCGCCCAGCTCGAACCTGCAGACCGGTGCCATCGCGGCGTGGGGCAACGTGCTGGCCGACCACCCGTTCGACCTGCTCTACCAGGTGGGTTTCGCCGTGACGGTGAACGTCGACAACCGCACGATGAGCCGCACTTCGCTCACCCGTGAACTGGCGCTGCTGGCCGAGACGTTCGACTACGACCTGGCTGACCTCGAGACGTTCCAGCTGAACGCCGCCGCCGCGGCGTTCCTGCCGATCGAGGAGCGCGAAGAGCTCATCGAGCTGATCGCCGAGGGCTTCGGCGACTGA
- a CDS encoding thymidine phosphorylase gives MTEPFDAVDVIRAQRDKTGLSEDALRWMIDAYTREYVTDAQMSAFAMAVLLNGMSRDEIRVMTDAMIASGERMSFAGLGKHTVDKHSTGGVGDKITLPLAPLVASFGVAVPQLSGRGLGHTGGTLDKLESIPGWRAALSNDEMRDQLRDLGAVICAAGSGLAPADKRLYALRDVTGTVEAVPLIASSIMSKKIAEGTDALVLDVKVGSGAFMHDLERARELARTMVALGTDSGVSTTALITDMNTPLGRAVGNANEVRESIEVLAGGGPADVVELTVALAREMLALAGQPDADVEAALHNGRAMDVWRAMIRAQGGDPDAELPTPRETHTVTAAASGVLTRLDAWAVGIAAWRLGAGRARPQDRVVHAAGIELHVKPGDSVVAGQPLLTLGADDASRLPRALEALENAYSIGESTEPRSIIVERITA, from the coding sequence ATGACCGAGCCGTTCGACGCCGTCGACGTCATTCGCGCCCAGCGTGACAAGACCGGGCTTTCCGAAGACGCACTGCGTTGGATGATCGACGCGTACACCCGCGAATACGTCACCGATGCGCAGATGTCGGCGTTCGCGATGGCGGTGCTGCTCAACGGCATGAGCCGTGACGAGATCCGTGTGATGACCGACGCGATGATCGCCTCGGGCGAGCGCATGAGCTTCGCCGGACTGGGCAAGCACACCGTCGACAAACACTCCACCGGCGGAGTGGGCGACAAGATCACCCTGCCGTTGGCGCCGCTCGTGGCCTCGTTCGGCGTCGCGGTTCCGCAGCTGTCGGGCCGCGGGCTCGGCCACACCGGCGGCACGCTCGACAAACTGGAGTCGATCCCGGGGTGGCGGGCCGCGCTTTCGAACGACGAAATGCGCGACCAGCTGCGCGATCTCGGGGCCGTCATCTGCGCTGCCGGCTCGGGCCTGGCCCCGGCCGACAAGCGGCTGTATGCGCTGCGCGATGTGACCGGCACGGTCGAAGCGGTGCCGCTGATCGCCTCGAGCATCATGTCGAAGAAGATCGCCGAGGGCACCGACGCGCTCGTGCTCGATGTCAAGGTGGGCTCGGGCGCGTTCATGCACGACCTTGAACGCGCGCGCGAACTGGCCCGCACGATGGTGGCGCTGGGCACCGATTCGGGAGTGTCGACGACGGCCCTGATCACCGACATGAACACGCCGCTCGGGCGGGCCGTGGGCAACGCCAACGAGGTGCGCGAGTCGATCGAGGTGCTCGCCGGCGGGGGACCGGCCGACGTGGTCGAACTGACCGTCGCGCTGGCCCGCGAGATGCTTGCTCTGGCCGGGCAGCCCGACGCCGACGTCGAAGCCGCTCTGCACAACGGTCGTGCCATGGACGTGTGGCGCGCGATGATCCGTGCGCAGGGCGGCGATCCCGACGCCGAGCTGCCCACGCCCCGCGAGACGCACACGGTCACGGCCGCGGCATCCGGCGTGCTCACCCGCCTCGACGCGTGGGCCGTGGGCATCGCCGCCTGGCGGCTGGGTGCGGGCCGCGCGCGGCCGCAAGATCGCGTGGTGCACGCCGCCGGCATCGAACTGCACGTCAAGCCGGGTGATAGCGTGGTCGCCGGTCAGCCGCTGCTCACGCTCGGCGCCGACGACGCCTCGCGTCTGCCGCGCGCCCTCGAAGCCCTCGAGAATGCGTACAGCATCGGCGAGAGCACCGAACCTCGCTCGATCATTGTCGAGCGCATCACCGCGTGA
- a CDS encoding cytidine deaminase — protein sequence MTDIDWDALHAAAREAAGRAYAPYSRYRVGAAALVTDGRIVAGCNVENASYGVTLCAECGLVSHLHMSGGGHLVAFVCVNGEGDTIMPCGRCRQLLFEHAITGMLLDTVSGIRTIDEVLPDAFGPRDLEAAAR from the coding sequence GTGACCGACATCGACTGGGACGCACTGCATGCGGCGGCGCGCGAGGCCGCCGGGCGCGCCTACGCGCCGTACTCGAGGTATCGCGTGGGCGCGGCCGCACTGGTCACCGACGGACGGATCGTGGCCGGCTGCAACGTCGAGAATGCGTCGTACGGGGTCACGCTGTGCGCGGAGTGCGGGCTGGTCTCTCACCTGCACATGTCGGGTGGCGGGCACCTCGTGGCGTTCGTGTGCGTCAACGGCGAGGGCGACACGATCATGCCGTGCGGCCGGTGCCGTCAGCTGCTGTTCGAGCACGCCATCACCGGGATGCTGCTGGACACGGTCTCGGGCATCCGCACGATCGACGAAGTGCTGCCCGACGCCTTCGGCCCTCGTGATCTGGAAGCGGCCGCGCGTTGA
- a CDS encoding ABC transporter permease — protein MTALTATNAADFTVVRTRHFKLPITLTIVTVLLGVLFLLSPVTGESIFQISDRVSFDLADIHVPSAPTVWIAWVILAVLTAWTWWDAAAYRRTGLWLSIVFAVMAMFAFLTWAAQDGGVVPVAGTLAGALSLSVPLVYGALAGVIGERGGVVNIAIEAQLLLGAFAAVILSSITHNPFVGLIGAMIGGVFVAFILAAFAIKYLVDQIIVGVVLNVFASGLTGFLYGALLAPNEAALNTAVGFPRWKIPLLGDIPVIGPVFFNQTFIVYLMYVVIAVVAWGMYRTRWGLRLRAVGEHPQAADTVGIKVNPTRFWNVLLAGAIAGIGGAYFTLVSVPQFTKDMTAGLGFIALAAVIFGGWDPIKATLAALLFGFATNLQNLLTVLKTPIPSEFMLMLPYVVTILAVAGFAGKITAPAADGKPYIKG, from the coding sequence ATGACCGCGCTGACCGCCACGAACGCCGCCGACTTCACCGTCGTGCGCACCCGGCACTTCAAGCTGCCGATCACCCTGACGATCGTCACGGTGCTGCTGGGCGTGCTGTTCCTGCTCTCGCCGGTCACCGGCGAGAGCATCTTCCAGATCAGCGATCGCGTCTCGTTCGACCTCGCCGACATCCACGTGCCGTCGGCGCCGACCGTCTGGATCGCGTGGGTGATCCTGGCCGTGCTCACCGCGTGGACGTGGTGGGATGCCGCGGCCTACCGCCGCACCGGGCTCTGGCTGTCGATCGTCTTCGCCGTGATGGCGATGTTCGCCTTCCTCACCTGGGCCGCGCAAGACGGCGGCGTCGTGCCGGTGGCCGGCACGCTCGCCGGCGCGCTCTCGCTGTCGGTGCCGCTGGTCTACGGCGCTCTGGCCGGTGTGATCGGCGAGCGCGGCGGCGTGGTCAACATCGCCATCGAGGCGCAGCTGTTGCTGGGCGCCTTTGCGGCGGTGATTCTCTCGAGCATCACGCACAACCCGTTCGTGGGCCTGATCGGCGCGATGATCGGCGGCGTGTTCGTCGCCTTCATCCTGGCCGCGTTCGCCATCAAGTACCTGGTCGACCAGATCATCGTCGGCGTCGTGCTCAACGTGTTCGCGTCGGGGCTGACCGGCTTTCTCTACGGTGCCCTGCTGGCGCCCAACGAGGCCGCGTTGAACACGGCCGTCGGCTTTCCGCGGTGGAAGATCCCGCTGCTGGGCGACATCCCGGTGATCGGCCCGGTCTTTTTCAACCAGACGTTCATCGTGTACCTGATGTACGTGGTGATCGCCGTGGTCGCCTGGGGGATGTACCGCACCCGCTGGGGACTGCGACTGCGTGCGGTCGGCGAGCACCCGCAGGCCGCCGACACCGTGGGCATCAAGGTCAACCCGACGCGGTTCTGGAATGTGCTGCTGGCCGGGGCGATCGCCGGCATCGGGGGTGCCTATTTCACGCTGGTGTCGGTGCCGCAATTCACGAAGGACATGACCGCGGGCCTCGGCTTCATCGCGTTGGCCGCCGTCATCTTCGGCGGGTGGGATCCGATCAAGGCGACCCTGGCCGCGCTGCTGTTCGGCTTCGCGACGAACCTGCAGAACCTGCTCACGGTGTTGAAGACCCCGATCCCCAGCGAGTTCATGCTCATGCTGCCGTACGTGGTGACGATCCTCGCGGTGGCGGGCTTCGCCGGCAAGATCACGGCCCCGGCCGCCGACGGAAAACCCTACATCAAGGGATGA
- a CDS encoding ABC transporter permease has product MSDRVPGAASEPSGLPPEQLPAASGPLTGQASAEIPPAPRSNQLMREILRGSVVTTILAIVASMIVGGILIAVTDEDVQKTAGYFFARPQDMLVAIWQAVSGGYYALFQGAVVNPGAHTFTAFILPLTNTLGFAAPLIAAGLGVALAFRSGLFNIGARGQILVACATAALATFGLDLPMWIHLPLTIVAGIVGGAVWGAIAGLLKARTGAHEVILTIMLNYVALYLVRWMIRTPGLLQKPGSNQPISMATPESAQFPSLFGAQFPLLNWGFPAVVIATVIVWWLIEHSSLGFRLRAVGENPHAARAAGISVQRMYVYAMLIAGGLAGLAGMNQILGSVTSGFGDGIDAGIGFDAITVALLGRSRAWGTFWAGLLFGALKAGSFNMQAAQSIPVDIVLVVESLIVLFIAAPPLVRTIFFLPKDEAERSARKRARLAKARARDDEKKAVAS; this is encoded by the coding sequence ATGAGCGACCGCGTTCCCGGAGCAGCATCCGAGCCGTCAGGGCTTCCGCCTGAGCAGTTGCCCGCGGCATCCGGCCCCCTCACCGGTCAGGCCTCCGCAGAGATCCCCCCGGCGCCGCGCTCGAATCAGCTGATGCGTGAGATCCTGCGCGGATCGGTCGTGACCACGATCCTGGCCATCGTCGCCTCGATGATCGTGGGCGGCATTCTCATCGCCGTCACCGATGAAGACGTGCAGAAGACCGCGGGGTACTTCTTCGCGCGGCCGCAGGACATGCTTGTCGCCATCTGGCAGGCGGTCTCCGGTGGCTACTACGCGCTGTTCCAGGGCGCGGTGGTCAACCCCGGGGCCCACACTTTCACGGCGTTCATCCTGCCGCTGACCAACACCCTCGGGTTCGCGGCTCCGTTGATCGCCGCCGGCCTCGGCGTCGCGCTCGCCTTCCGCTCCGGCCTTTTCAACATCGGTGCCCGCGGCCAGATCCTGGTCGCCTGCGCGACCGCGGCGCTGGCCACGTTCGGCCTCGACCTGCCGATGTGGATCCACCTGCCGCTGACGATCGTCGCCGGCATCGTCGGCGGTGCGGTGTGGGGAGCGATCGCCGGCCTGCTCAAGGCGCGCACCGGCGCGCACGAGGTGATCCTCACGATCATGCTCAACTATGTGGCGCTGTACCTGGTGCGCTGGATGATCCGCACCCCGGGGCTGCTGCAGAAGCCCGGCTCGAATCAGCCGATCTCGATGGCCACGCCAGAATCGGCGCAGTTCCCCTCGTTGTTCGGTGCGCAGTTCCCGCTGCTGAACTGGGGGTTCCCGGCTGTTGTGATCGCGACGGTGATCGTGTGGTGGCTCATCGAGCACTCCAGCCTGGGCTTTCGTCTGCGTGCGGTCGGCGAGAACCCGCATGCTGCCCGGGCTGCCGGCATCAGCGTGCAGCGCATGTATGTCTACGCGATGCTCATCGCCGGAGGTCTGGCCGGCCTTGCCGGCATGAACCAGATCCTCGGCTCGGTCACCAGCGGTTTCGGCGACGGGATCGATGCGGGCATCGGCTTCGACGCCATCACGGTGGCCCTGCTCGGTCGCTCCCGCGCCTGGGGCACGTTCTGGGCCGGTCTGCTGTTCGGGGCGCTGAAGGCCGGATCGTTCAACATGCAGGCAGCCCAGAGCATCCCCGTCGACATCGTGCTCGTCGTCGAATCGCTCATCGTGCTGTTCATCGCCGCGCCGCCGCTGGTGCGCACGATCTTCTTCCTGCCCAAAGACGAGGCCGAGCGTTCGGCTCGCAAACGCGCCCGACTGGCCAAGGCCCGAGCGCGCGACGACGAGAAGAAGGCGGTGGCCTCATGA
- a CDS encoding ABC transporter ATP-binding protein, with the protein MKLELRGVTKRFGSLVANDHIDLELRSGEIHALLGENGAGKSTLMNVLYGLYQADEGEILLDGVTQHFSGPGDAIAAGIGMVHQHFMLIPVFTVAENLMLGHEQTRALGALDIGAARRRVSELADRFGFHLDPDARVGDLPVGVQQRVEIVKALAHDAKILIFDEPTAVLTPQETDEFMAIMRQLRDEGTAIVFITHKLREVREVADRITVVRLGKVVGEASPTATNTELASMMVGRAVELTVQKGPSQPQAGGLQVRDLRVLAADGTVVVDGIDFDVHPGEVLAVAGVQGNGQTELAEAIVGLQERVTGSVTLGGEELVGRSVRDVLDAGVGFVPEDRQEDGLVGSFTVAENLILDRSGDAQFRTAGTIRRAALDAFAREKITEFDIRTQGPASPAGSLSGGNQQKVVIARELSRELKLLLASQPTRGVDVGSIEFIHKRIIATRDASVPVLVVSTELDEVVALADRIAVMYRGGIVGIVPADTPRDVLGLMMAGENPTEDAA; encoded by the coding sequence ATGAAGCTGGAGCTGCGGGGCGTCACCAAACGCTTCGGAAGCCTTGTCGCCAACGATCACATCGATCTTGAGTTGCGCAGCGGTGAGATCCATGCGCTGCTCGGCGAGAACGGGGCCGGTAAATCCACCCTGATGAACGTTCTCTACGGCCTCTATCAGGCCGACGAGGGCGAGATCCTGCTCGACGGCGTCACACAGCACTTCAGCGGGCCCGGTGACGCCATCGCTGCCGGCATCGGCATGGTGCATCAGCACTTCATGCTCATCCCGGTGTTCACCGTCGCCGAGAACCTCATGCTCGGCCACGAGCAGACCAGGGCGCTCGGCGCTCTCGACATCGGCGCCGCGCGTCGCCGTGTCAGCGAACTGGCCGATCGGTTCGGATTCCACCTCGACCCCGACGCCCGGGTGGGCGACCTGCCGGTGGGTGTGCAGCAGCGGGTCGAGATCGTCAAGGCGCTCGCCCACGACGCGAAGATCCTGATCTTCGACGAGCCCACCGCGGTGCTGACCCCGCAAGAGACCGACGAGTTCATGGCGATCATGCGCCAGCTGCGTGACGAGGGCACGGCCATCGTGTTCATCACGCACAAACTCCGTGAGGTGCGCGAGGTCGCCGACCGCATCACCGTCGTGCGCCTGGGCAAGGTCGTCGGCGAGGCCAGCCCGACCGCCACCAACACCGAGCTGGCCTCGATGATGGTGGGCCGTGCGGTCGAGCTGACCGTGCAGAAGGGGCCCTCGCAGCCGCAGGCAGGCGGGCTGCAGGTGCGCGATCTGCGCGTGCTCGCCGCCGACGGCACCGTCGTGGTCGACGGGATCGATTTCGACGTGCACCCGGGTGAGGTCCTGGCCGTGGCCGGGGTGCAGGGCAACGGCCAGACCGAGCTGGCCGAAGCCATCGTCGGCCTGCAAGAGCGGGTCACCGGCTCGGTCACGCTCGGCGGCGAAGAGCTCGTCGGCCGCAGCGTGCGAGATGTGCTCGACGCCGGAGTCGGCTTCGTGCCCGAAGACCGGCAGGAAGACGGACTGGTGGGCAGCTTCACGGTGGCCGAGAACCTCATCCTCGACCGCAGCGGCGATGCGCAGTTCCGCACCGCGGGAACGATCCGACGGGCTGCGCTTGACGCTTTCGCCCGCGAGAAGATCACCGAGTTCGACATCCGCACCCAGGGCCCGGCCAGCCCCGCCGGGTCACTGTCGGGCGGCAATCAGCAGAAGGTCGTCATCGCCCGCGAGCTCAGCCGCGAGCTGAAGCTTCTGCTGGCTTCGCAGCCGACCCGAGGCGTCGATGTCGGCTCGATCGAGTTCATCCACAAACGCATCATCGCGACCCGGGATGCCTCAGTCCCGGTTCTGGTCGTCTCCACCGAGCTCGACGAAGTCGTCGCGCTCGCCGACCGCATCGCGGTGATGTACCGCGGCGGTATCGTCGGGATCGTCCCCGCCGACACCCCGCGCGACGTGCTCGGCCTCATGATGGCCGGAGAGAACCCGACGGAGGATGCCGCATGA
- a CDS encoding BMP family lipoprotein yields MTISSTRKLAGITVAAGLIVALAGCGAAPEATTPTNGGKTAVEGFKPCIVSDDGGWNDKSFNESAKNGIDKAASELGVDSLELESSSESDYAPNLASAVSQNCTLIISVGFKLSADTVKTALAHPDLSFAIIDDAADNTGAKDADGNDIGDGKTDAPNIKPILFNTVEAAYLGGYAAAAWSHQDGVDKVGTFGGLQIPSVAIFMDGFIDGVKKFNDDNSANVATYGWDVDAQKGSFTGGFTANDTAKQTAQGILDQGVDVILPVGGPIYKSAAAAIKDSGKDTVMLGVDSDLAVADPSVADVTLVSIMKRIDQAVYDTVMSAATGDFDVTPYIGTLENEGVGLSSFHDFESKLPEGLTDKIADLQKQIISGDLKVTSANSPTK; encoded by the coding sequence TTGACCATCTCATCTACTCGCAAGCTCGCCGGCATCACCGTTGCCGCGGGTCTCATCGTCGCACTGGCCGGCTGCGGGGCCGCGCCCGAAGCCACAACGCCCACGAACGGCGGCAAGACCGCTGTCGAAGGCTTCAAGCCCTGCATCGTCTCGGACGACGGCGGCTGGAACGACAAGTCGTTCAACGAATCGGCCAAGAACGGCATCGACAAGGCCGCGTCCGAGCTCGGCGTCGACAGCCTTGAGCTGGAGTCCAGTTCAGAAAGCGACTACGCGCCGAACCTCGCCAGCGCCGTCAGCCAGAACTGCACCCTGATCATCTCGGTGGGCTTCAAGCTCTCGGCCGACACGGTCAAGACCGCGCTCGCGCACCCCGACCTCAGTTTCGCCATCATCGACGACGCCGCCGACAACACGGGCGCGAAAGACGCCGACGGCAACGACATCGGCGACGGCAAGACCGATGCGCCCAACATCAAGCCCATCCTCTTCAACACGGTCGAGGCCGCATACCTCGGCGGCTACGCCGCCGCCGCGTGGTCGCACCAGGACGGCGTCGACAAGGTCGGTACCTTCGGCGGCCTGCAGATCCCGTCGGTGGCCATCTTCATGGACGGCTTCATCGACGGTGTGAAGAAGTTCAACGACGACAACAGCGCCAATGTCGCCACCTACGGCTGGGACGTCGATGCGCAGAAGGGCTCGTTCACCGGTGGCTTCACCGCGAACGACACCGCCAAGCAGACCGCGCAGGGCATTCTCGACCAGGGCGTCGACGTGATCCTTCCGGTCGGCGGCCCGATCTACAAGAGCGCTGCGGCCGCCATCAAGGACTCGGGCAAAGACACGGTGATGCTCGGGGTCGACTCCGACCTGGCAGTGGCCGACCCCTCGGTCGCCGACGTCACCCTCGTCTCGATCATGAAGCGCATCGACCAGGCCGTGTACGACACCGTGATGTCGGCGGCCACCGGTGACTTCGACGTCACGCCGTACATCGGCACGCTCGAGAACGAAGGCGTGGGCCTGAGCTCGTTCCACGACTTCGAGAGCAAGCTGCCCGAGGGCCTGACCGACAAGATCGCCGACCTGCAGAAGCAGATCATCTCGGGCGATCTGAAGGTCACCTCGGCCAACTCGCCCACGAAGTAG
- a CDS encoding mannose-1-phosphate guanylyltransferase: protein MSTPVSDFHAIIPAGGIGSRLWPLSRADAPKFLHDLTGSGHTLLQDTWNRLEPLAGPDRIAVVTGRAHRAAVEKELPGIPDKNVILESEPRDSTAAIGLAAAILARREPDVIIGSFAADHVIRVPHLFDWAVKQAIAVAREGYICTIGIPPTEPSIGFGYIKKAAELIVDGAPEAATVERFVEKPDLDTAKEYFADRSYLWNAGMFISRADVLLGEIAESRPQLYAGLMDLAEAWDDRDARGPVVDRVWPTLEKIAIDYAVAEPAAARGRLAVIPGHFDWDDVGDFASLAKLNSHGRPNDLAILGENARILSDAASGIVVSQTNRVISLIGVKDIVVVDTPDALLVTTSENAQRVKGVVDALKLSGRGEVL from the coding sequence ATGTCGACGCCCGTCTCGGACTTCCATGCCATCATCCCTGCCGGCGGGATCGGCAGCCGGCTGTGGCCGCTCTCCCGTGCGGATGCGCCGAAGTTCTTGCATGACCTGACCGGCTCGGGGCACACCCTGCTGCAGGACACCTGGAATCGGCTCGAGCCGCTGGCCGGTCCCGATCGGATCGCCGTCGTCACCGGGCGGGCGCACCGCGCCGCGGTGGAGAAGGAGCTTCCCGGCATCCCCGACAAGAATGTGATCCTCGAGTCGGAGCCGCGCGATTCGACCGCGGCCATCGGCCTGGCCGCCGCGATCCTGGCCCGTCGCGAGCCCGATGTGATCATCGGGTCGTTCGCCGCCGACCATGTGATCCGCGTGCCGCACCTGTTCGACTGGGCGGTCAAGCAGGCGATAGCGGTCGCGCGCGAGGGATACATCTGCACGATCGGCATCCCGCCCACCGAACCCTCCATCGGCTTCGGGTACATAAAGAAGGCCGCCGAGCTCATCGTCGACGGCGCGCCCGAGGCTGCCACGGTCGAGCGATTCGTCGAGAAGCCCGATCTCGACACGGCGAAGGAGTACTTCGCCGACCGTTCCTATCTCTGGAACGCGGGCATGTTCATCTCGCGCGCCGACGTGCTCCTGGGTGAGATCGCCGAGAGCCGCCCCCAGCTGTACGCGGGTCTGATGGACCTCGCCGAGGCATGGGACGACCGGGATGCCCGGGGCCCGGTCGTCGACCGGGTGTGGCCGACCCTCGAGAAGATCGCCATCGACTACGCGGTCGCCGAGCCGGCGGCCGCCCGTGGGCGGCTCGCCGTGATCCCGGGCCACTTCGACTGGGACGACGTGGGAGATTTCGCGAGCCTGGCCAAGCTCAACTCGCATGGCCGGCCCAACGATCTGGCGATCCTCGGCGAGAACGCGCGCATTCTCTCCGACGCGGCCAGCGGCATCGTGGTGAGCCAGACGAACCGGGTCATCTCACTGATCGGCGTCAAGGACATCGTGGTCGTCGACACGCCCGATGCGCTGTTGGTGACCACGAGCGAGAACGCGCAACGCGTGAAGGGTGTCGTGGACGCGCTCAAGCTCTCGGGGCGGGGCGAGGTGCTCTGA